ATGAAGCGCACCGCGGAATCGACGGCGTCCGAGCCGCCGAGCGTGAAGTACACGCGGTTGAGCGACGCGGGCGCGAGGGCCGCGAGCCGCTCGGCGAGTTCGATCGCCGGCTGCGACCCGAAGTGGAAATAGCCGGTTGCGTACGGCAGCTTCGCCATCTGGTCGGCTGCCGCCTTGACGATGCTGTCGCGGCCGTAGCCGACGTTGACGCACCACAGGCCGGAGAACGCATCGAGCAGCGTGTGGCCGTCCGCGTCGCGCAGGAACACGCCGTCGGCGGATTCGAGCACGGTGACGCCGCGCGCTTCGTGCACGCGATAGTTGACGACGGGATGGATCAGGTGTTGACGATCGGCTTCGATCAGCGCGGATTGGGTCATGGCGGGGCGGGACTCTCGTCGGGTGTCAGAGGTGAACCCATCCTAACGAGCGAGAAAGCCCCGCGTGCCTTCAATTTGCAGCCTGAAACGTACGGATGCGGCGTTTGCACGGGGCGCATCGACATTTTCTGCTGCGCCCCCGGCCCGGCGCGGGTCACCCGTTCAACCCGTTCAATCCGTTCAATATCCGCGCACGCGATCGACGACGCCGATCATCGGCTGTCCTGCACGGTGGCGCGCGAGGTTCGCGAGCACGGCGTCGACGGCCGTGTCGGGCCGCGTCGCGCTGGCAATATGCGGCGTGATCCGGATGCGCGGATGCAACCAGAACGGATGGCCGGCCGGCAAAGGTTCGGGGTCGGTCACGTCGAGGATCACGCTGTCGAGCCGGCCGCTGTCGAGCGCCGCGAGCAGCGCGTTCGCGTCGAGTTGCGGGCCGCGTCCGACCTGCACGAGCGACGCGCCGTCCGGCAGCGCGTCGAACACGCGCGCGCCGAGCAACCCGCGCGTGTCGTCCGTCAGCGGCAGCAGGCAGATCAGGATGTCGGTGCGCGCCAGGAACGCATCCAGCGCCGTGTCGCCCGCATGGCACTCGACGCCGTCGAGCGTGCGCGGCGTGCGGCTCCAGCCGGCGCACGGGAAGCCGAAGCGCCGCAGCATGTCGAGCACGGCCTGGCCGAGCGTGCCGAGCCCGAGCACGCCGATGCGGCGCGACGCGGCCGCGCACACCGGCCGCTCGTGCCATACCTGCGCGCGTTGCTGCGCCGCGTAGTCGAACAGGTCGCGGTGGATCGTCAGCACGGCCTGCGTCACATACTCGACCATGCCGTCGACGATGCCGGGCTCGATCATCCGCACGACCGGGATGTGCGCGGGCACGCGCGACAGGTCGAACTGGTCGATGCCGGCGCCGACGGAGAACACGATCTCGAGGTTCGGCAGCAGCGCGACCGGATCGTCGGGCGGTTGCCATGCAGCGAGGTAGCGCACCGCGTCCGGATCGCCGATGTCCGGCCAGATCCGGAACGCGAGATCGGGCGCCTGTTGCGCGAAGCGGCGTGCCCATTGCGCGCCGCGCACCGGATCGGCCTTGTAGACGAAGCTCGTCTCACCCATCGCTCAGCCGAGCGCCTGGTTGACGATCGCGAATGCGCGCAGCGCCGGATCGCGCGCGGGCGCCGCGCCGCGCACCATCGCGACGACCGTGTCGACGCGAGGCAACCCGAGCCCCTGCAACCAGTCGGACAGCCCGCTGTCGCCCGGCGCGTCGAGGCGCACGAACATGCCCTCGTGCAGCGCGAGCCAGTGGCTGATGAGCGCCTGCGCGCGCAGCGCATCCGGCGCGATCACCGGGCCGATCGCATGGCCGCGGCCGAACCGGCGAAACAGCGCGAAGCCGAGCAGTTCGCCGTCGCGATCGAGCGCGATGCCGTTGGCGACGCCGAGCAGCGCATCGATCACCCCGTCGCGCGGATAGCCGGCCGCCCGCGACGCGAGCGCGGCGAGTCGCGGGCCGTCGTTCGCGCCGATCGGCCGCAGTCGTTCGCCGGGCGGCAGCGAGATCAGCGGCGGCTGGAACGCGGCGCCCTGGTGCTGATCGATCGTGTCGACCACCTCGAATCCGAATTTCTCGTACAACGGTTCGCCGGCTGGCGTCGCATGCAGAAAGACGGTCCGCTCGCCGAAACTGTCGACGATCCGCGCGAGGAGTTCGCGGCCGATGCCGCGGCCCTGGTACTCGGGCGACACGATGACCATGCCGAGCGACGCGTGCGACTCGCCGAAACGCCAGCCGAGCGCGGTGCCGACGACGCCGGTCTCGTCCTCGGCGACGAAGCCGCTGCCGAGCTGCAGCACGAAGCGCCAGTCGTCGACCCGATGCGGCCAGTTGAACGCTTCAGACAGCCGATGCGCGGCGGGCAGGTCGCGTTCGGCGAACGGGCGATAGGTAAGCGTGCGGGAAGGGTTGAGGTCGGCCACGCCGGACTCCGGATCGGTAGGAATGACGCATCCACTCTGCCAGCGGCGGTACGGCGCGGATAGGACGATTCGCCTGTTTTACGCCGGCAGCGGCCGGTTGCGCGAGATCGACGCAAACCCGCTCGACCAGCGCGACGGAACGCGCGCTTCGTGCCGCGCGGGACGGTCATTCCGGCAGCTTCTGCTGCGCACGCGCCAGTACGATTGAAGCAGTGCGAGGTGCGGCGCGTTGCTGTCTCGCAGCATCCCGCGCACGGTCCGGGCGGCGCCGCAGATCGTGCCGTGCAGGCCCGGCAACACGCGGCGGTTCTGCGTTTTGAGCGGCGCGGAACGACGTGCGAAGGATTTTTTGCCTTGATTCAATTTCGTTCAACCCAGCCCGTCCCCGGCCCTGCCGGGGCTTTACACCGACAGGACGTCACATGATCAACTTTGAACCGAAATTCATCACGTTCGACTGCTATGGCACGCTGACCCGCTTCCGGATGGGCGACATGGCGCGCGAGATTTACGCGGACCGGCTCTCTCCGGTCGATCTCGAGGAATTCGTGCGCGTGTTCTCCGGATACCGGCTCGACGAGGTGCTCGGTGCCTGGAAGCCGTACCGCGACGTCGTCGTCAATGCGATCCGGCGCACCTGCGACAGGCTCGGCGTGAAGTTCGACGAAGCCGAGGCCGAACGCTTCTATCTGGCCGTCCCGACCTGGGGGCCGCACCCGGACGTGCCGGCCGGCCTGTCGCGGCTCGCGAAGAAGTACAAGCTGGTGATCCTGTCGAATGCGTCGGACGACCAGATCATGAGCAACGTCGACAAGCTGGGCGCGCCGTTCCACGCGGTCTTCACCGCGCAGCAGGCGCAGTCGTACAAGCCGCGCATGCAGGGTTTCGAATACATGTTCGGCAAGCTCGGCTGCCAGCCGCAGGACGTGCTGCACGTGTCGTCGAGCCTGCGCTACGACCTGATGACGGCCGAGGATCTCGGCATCAAGCACAAGGCATTCGTCAATCGCGGCCACGAGCCGGGCACGCCGTTCTACAACTACTACGAGGTATCCGACATCGGCCATCTCGCGACGCAGCTCGGTCTGTAAGCGACCGTCGCCTGCCGCGTACCCGGGAGAACCCGGGTACGCGGCAGGCTGTCGGCGTCAGAAGATCACGTAGACCTTGCGCATCGTTTCGCGCACCTGCCACAGCCCTTCGGTATTCGCGGCGAAGAACAGCGTGTCGCCCGCGCCGAACTCGGCCGCCTCCTCGCCGTTCGGCGCAAACGTGCCGGCACCCGCGAGGAAATGCATCACCTCCGCTTCCTTCACCGTGCGCCGGTAAGTGCCCGGCGTGCATTCGAATACGCCGGTGTCGAACGCCTCGCTGCCCGGGATGACCACCTGGCGGCCCGCCACGCGGGCGGGCTCGGTGCCGGGCAATCCGGCCGTGCCCCAGTCGTCGGGCAGATCGGCTTCGTGCAAACGGGAAATCTTCTGAACTTTCATGCGTGTTTTCCTGGAGACGGTGGAGAGGGCGGCTCACTGCGGCATGCGGGCGTCGCGGCCGACCAGGACATTCGGCTCGCCTCGACCATCTCCGGCTCGCGGACGCGCAGCAAATCATGCTGCGCAGACGGCCCAAAACGGTCGAATCGTGTCGTGCAGCCGCCCCGAATCGCGACAACCGGCATTTTGGCGGTGCTTAAATGAACTCAATACGCAAGACGTTGCGCTCGCCACCAGCCGGCGGGCGCGGCGGGATTCTCGAACCACGCTGGACCCCAGGACCCACTTTCCACAGTCAGGAGCAGTTCGGATGAGCGACGATATCGACAACGGCGGCGACAAGGGCGGCTTTACGCGCCGCGACATGATGCGGGTCATGGCAGCGAGCGGCATGATGGCCGTTGGCACCGGCGGGCTGCTGATGGGGACGAAGTCAGCGTTCGCCGCGCCCGCGCCCGTGCCGAAGCGCGGCGGCAAGATCCGGGTGGCGAACGAATCGAGCTCGACGGCCGATACGCTCGATCCGGCCAAGGGCTCGACGGGCGCCGACTACATCCGCTTCTTCATGTTCTACAGCGGCCTCACGCAGCTGGATGCAAGCCTGACGCCGCAGATGAACCTGGCCGAGTCGCTGCAGACGACCGACGCGAAGACCTGGATCATCAAGCTGCGCAAGGGCGTCACGTTCCACGACGGGAAGACGGTCGGCCCGGCCGACGTCGTGTTCTCGCTGATGCGCCACAAGAACGCGGCCACTGCATCGAAGGTCAAGACGATCGCCGACCAGTTCACCGACGCGAAGGTGACCGGCCCCGACGCGGTCACGCTCACGCTCGCCAGCGCGAACGCGGACCTGCCCGTGATCCTCGCGACGCCTCAACTCGTGATCGTCAAGGATGGCACGACCGACTTCACGACCGGCATCGGCTGCGGTCCGTACAAGCTGAAGTCCTTCAAGCCCGGCGTCTCGACGGTCGGCGTGCGCAACGACAGCTACTTCAAGCCCGGGATGCCGTATCTCGACGAGGTCGAGCTGATCGGCATCAGCGACAGCGCCGCGCGCCTGAACGCGCTGCTGTCGGGCGACGTGCAACTGGTGAATGCGATCGATCCGCGCTCGACGCAGCGTGTCGCGTCGACGCCCGGCTATGCGCTCAAGGAAACCAAGTCGGGTCTTTATACCGACCTCATCATGCGCAGCGAAAGCCCGCTGACCGCGAACCCGGATTTCGTCGAGGGGATGAAGTACCTGTTCGACCGCGAGCAGATTCGCTCGGCGGTGTTCCGCGGCTACGCGGTGATCGGCAACGATCAGCCGATTCCGCCGGGCCATCGCTACTTCAACGCGTCGCTGCCGCAACGACCGCACGATCCGGACAAGGCGAAATTCCTGTTCCAGAAGGCCGGCGCGCTGGGCGTCGCGCTGCCGCCGATCTACGCGACGTCGGACGCGAACGGGTCGATCGAAATGGCCGTGCTGCTGCAGCAGGCCGGCCAGAAGATCGGGCTGAACCTGCAGGTGAACCGCGTGTCGCCCGACGGCTACTGGTCGAACCATTGGATGAAGCATCCGCTCGGCTTCGGCAACATCAACCCGCGCTCGAGCGCCGACGTGCTGTTCACGCAGTTCTTCAAGTCGGATGCGCCGTGGAACGAGTCGGGCTGGAAGAACCCGAAGTTCGACCAGTTGCTGCTCGCCGCGCGTTCGGAGACCGACGATGCGAAGCGCAAGCAGATGTATGGCGACATGCAGGTGCTCGTCGCGCAGCAGGGCAGGATCGGCATCCCGGCATTCATCAGCTTCCTCGACGGGTACGACAAGCGCCTCGCGGGCCTCGGTTCGATCCCGACCGGCCCGATGATGGGTGGCATGTTCGCCGAGCACGTGTGGTGGACCGCTTGACGCCGCTGCGTGCCCGCGTTGCGTTGCCGGCGCGGGTTCCCGCTCCGGCAACGGACGCCCTTTCCGGGAGTGCCGCGCCATGAACCGTATCCTGCTCGGACTGATCGGCCGCCGCATCGCGGTCACCGCGCTGACGCTGCTGATCGTGTCCGTGATCATCTTCACGATCACGAACCTGCTGCCGGGCGACGCCGCGCAGGCCGCGCTCGGCCAGTCCGCGACGCCGGAGACGGTCGCCGCGCTGCGTCAGCAGTTCGGCCTCGACATGCCGGCCCACGTGCGCTACGTGCACTGGCTCGCGGGCCTGATGCACGGCGATTTCGGCCGCTCGCTGTCGAGCGACATGCCGGTGTCCGACATGATCGGCGGCCGCTTGCCGAAATCGCTGACGCTCGCGGCGATCACGACCGCCGTGTCGGTGCCGATCGCGCTGCTGTTCGGCATCCTCGCCGCGGTCAAGCGCGGGTCCGTGATCGATCGCGTGATCAGCCTCGGCACGCTGTCGCTCGTCGCGACACCGGAATTCCTGATCGCGACGGTCGCCGTGCTCGTGCTCGCCGTGAAGCTGCACTGGCTCTCCGCACTGTCGTACAGCGGCCCGATCGAAAGCGTCCACGACTTCCTGCGTGCCTATGCGATGCCGGTGCTGACGCTCTGTGCGGTGGTGATCGCGCAGATGGCACGGATGACGCGCGCCGCGGTGATCGAGCAGTTGAGCGCATCGTATGTCGAGATGGCCGTGCTCAAGGGGGCGAGCCCCGCGCGCGTCGTGCTGCGCCATGCGCTGCCGAACGCGATCGGGCCGATCGCCAATGCGATCGCACTGAGCCTGTCCTATCTGCTCGGCGGCGTGATCGTCGTCGAGACGATCTTCAACTATCCGGGCCTGGCCAGCCTGATGGTCGATGCTGTCGGCAACCGCGACTTCCCGCTGGTGCAGGCGTGCACGCTGATCTTCTGCGTGGCCTATCTGATGCTCGTGCTGTTCGCCGACCTGTGCTCGATCGTGTCGAACCCGCGACTGCGGACCTGATCGCCCACCATTCTCCCGAGAGACGGACCATGCACCCGACCGAACCCGTACAACGCAGCAGCGCGCTGCCGCCGCCCGGCGATCCGCTCCCGTCGTGGGGCGACCCGCCACCGCCCGCCGCGCCTTCCCCGGACCGGCCGCGCAAGCGCCGCGCCATGCGCCTGAGCCTGACGACGGGCGGCTGGGTCGGCCTGTCGATGGTCGGACTGATGCTGTTCATCGCGGTGTTCGCGCCGCTGCTCGCGCCGCACGAGGTCGGCTCGATCGTGACGCCCGACGTGTTCGCACCGTTCGGCGCGAAGTTGCCGTTCGGTTCGGACTTCCTCGGCCGCGACATGTTGAGCCGGATCCTGTACGGCACGCGACTGACCGTGCTGCTCGCGCTCGCGGCGGTGCTGCTCGCCGCGCTGTCCGGCACCACGCTCGGGCTGCTCGCGACGGTGTCGGGCCGCGTGGTCGACGAGACGATGAGCCGCGTGCTCGACGCGCTCACGTCGATCCCGTCGAAGATGTTCGCGCTGATGATCGTCGCCGCGTTCGGCTCGTCGCTGCCGCTGCTGATCCTGACCGCGGCGATCAGCTACATGCCGGGTTCGTACCGGATCGCGCGCGCGCTGGCGGTCAACATCAGCACGCTCGAGTTCGTGCAGGTCGCGCGAGCACGCGGCGAGAGCGCGCTGTATATCGCCTGCGTCGAGATGCTGCCCAACATGATTCACCCGATGCTCGCCGACACCGGGCTGCGCTTCACGTTCGTCGTGCTGCTGCTGAGCGGCCTCAGCTTTCTCGGGCTCGGGGTGCAGCCCCCGTATGCGGACCTCGGTTCGCTCGTGCGCGAGAACATCGCAAGCCTCGGCGACGGTTCGGCCGTCGCGATCATGCCCGCCGTTGCGATCGCGATCCTGACGGTGGGCGTCAACCTGTTGATCGACGGCTTGCCGCATCGCGGCCGCCGCAAGGCCGCGGCCGGCGCTGCGGGAGGACACTGATGCGACACGAATCGAACCCGCTCGTCGAGGTGCGCGGGCTGCGCGTGGTCGGCGGCCGGCCGGGCGGTGCGGAAACGACGATCGTCGACGGCGTCGACTTCGATATCCGGCGTGGCGAGGTACTCGCGCTGATCGGCGAATCGGGCTCGGGCAAAACCACGATCGCGTTGTCGCTGATGGGCCACGCGCGCGCCGGTTGCCGGATCGCCGGCGGCTCGGTCAAGCTCGACGGCAAGGACCTCTGCACGCTGTCCGCGCAGGCGCTGACCGCGCTGCGCGGCCGCCGGGTCGCCTACATCGCGCAGAGCGCCGCCGCCGCGTTCAATCCGTCGCGCACGATCCTCGACCAGGTGATCGAGAGCGCGCTGATCCACGGGACGATGACGAAGCGCGACGCGCAGGCGAAAGCGGTCGAGCTGTTCCGCGCGCTCGCGCTGCCGGAGCCCGGGACGATCGGCAAGCGCTATCCGCACCAGGTGTCGGGCGGGCAGTTGCAGCGGCTGATGGCCGCGATGGCGCTGATCACCGATCCGGAGCTGGTCATCCTCGACGAGCCGACGACGGCGCTCGACGTGACCACGCAGATCGACGTGCTGCAGGCGTTCAAGAGCGTGATCCGGCGCTGCGGCATGAGCGCCGTGTACGTCTCGCACGATCTGGCCGTCGTCGCGCAGATGGCCGACCGGATCGTCGTGTTGAGCGACGGCGTGATCCGCGAATCGGGCGATACCGAACAGATCCTGCATGCG
The DNA window shown above is from Burkholderia pyrrocinia and carries:
- a CDS encoding 2-hydroxyacid dehydrogenase, translated to MGETSFVYKADPVRGAQWARRFAQQAPDLAFRIWPDIGDPDAVRYLAAWQPPDDPVALLPNLEIVFSVGAGIDQFDLSRVPAHIPVVRMIEPGIVDGMVEYVTQAVLTIHRDLFDYAAQQRAQVWHERPVCAAASRRIGVLGLGTLGQAVLDMLRRFGFPCAGWSRTPRTLDGVECHAGDTALDAFLARTDILICLLPLTDDTRGLLGARVFDALPDGASLVQVGRGPQLDANALLAALDSGRLDSVILDVTDPEPLPAGHPFWLHPRIRITPHIASATRPDTAVDAVLANLARHRAGQPMIGVVDRVRGY
- a CDS encoding GNAT family N-acetyltransferase gives rise to the protein MADLNPSRTLTYRPFAERDLPAAHRLSEAFNWPHRVDDWRFVLQLGSGFVAEDETGVVGTALGWRFGESHASLGMVIVSPEYQGRGIGRELLARIVDSFGERTVFLHATPAGEPLYEKFGFEVVDTIDQHQGAAFQPPLISLPPGERLRPIGANDGPRLAALASRAAGYPRDGVIDALLGVANGIALDRDGELLGFALFRRFGRGHAIGPVIAPDALRAQALISHWLALHEGMFVRLDAPGDSGLSDWLQGLGLPRVDTVVAMVRGAAPARDPALRAFAIVNQALG
- a CDS encoding haloacid dehalogenase type II, with the protein product MINFEPKFITFDCYGTLTRFRMGDMAREIYADRLSPVDLEEFVRVFSGYRLDEVLGAWKPYRDVVVNAIRRTCDRLGVKFDEAEAERFYLAVPTWGPHPDVPAGLSRLAKKYKLVILSNASDDQIMSNVDKLGAPFHAVFTAQQAQSYKPRMQGFEYMFGKLGCQPQDVLHVSSSLRYDLMTAEDLGIKHKAFVNRGHEPGTPFYNYYEVSDIGHLATQLGL
- a CDS encoding cupin domain-containing protein codes for the protein MKVQKISRLHEADLPDDWGTAGLPGTEPARVAGRQVVIPGSEAFDTGVFECTPGTYRRTVKEAEVMHFLAGAGTFAPNGEEAAEFGAGDTLFFAANTEGLWQVRETMRKVYVIF
- a CDS encoding ABC transporter substrate-binding protein; the protein is MSDDIDNGGDKGGFTRRDMMRVMAASGMMAVGTGGLLMGTKSAFAAPAPVPKRGGKIRVANESSSTADTLDPAKGSTGADYIRFFMFYSGLTQLDASLTPQMNLAESLQTTDAKTWIIKLRKGVTFHDGKTVGPADVVFSLMRHKNAATASKVKTIADQFTDAKVTGPDAVTLTLASANADLPVILATPQLVIVKDGTTDFTTGIGCGPYKLKSFKPGVSTVGVRNDSYFKPGMPYLDEVELIGISDSAARLNALLSGDVQLVNAIDPRSTQRVASTPGYALKETKSGLYTDLIMRSESPLTANPDFVEGMKYLFDREQIRSAVFRGYAVIGNDQPIPPGHRYFNASLPQRPHDPDKAKFLFQKAGALGVALPPIYATSDANGSIEMAVLLQQAGQKIGLNLQVNRVSPDGYWSNHWMKHPLGFGNINPRSSADVLFTQFFKSDAPWNESGWKNPKFDQLLLAARSETDDAKRKQMYGDMQVLVAQQGRIGIPAFISFLDGYDKRLAGLGSIPTGPMMGGMFAEHVWWTA
- a CDS encoding ABC transporter permease; the encoded protein is MNRILLGLIGRRIAVTALTLLIVSVIIFTITNLLPGDAAQAALGQSATPETVAALRQQFGLDMPAHVRYVHWLAGLMHGDFGRSLSSDMPVSDMIGGRLPKSLTLAAITTAVSVPIALLFGILAAVKRGSVIDRVISLGTLSLVATPEFLIATVAVLVLAVKLHWLSALSYSGPIESVHDFLRAYAMPVLTLCAVVIAQMARMTRAAVIEQLSASYVEMAVLKGASPARVVLRHALPNAIGPIANAIALSLSYLLGGVIVVETIFNYPGLASLMVDAVGNRDFPLVQACTLIFCVAYLMLVLFADLCSIVSNPRLRT
- a CDS encoding ABC transporter permease, whose amino-acid sequence is MHPTEPVQRSSALPPPGDPLPSWGDPPPPAAPSPDRPRKRRAMRLSLTTGGWVGLSMVGLMLFIAVFAPLLAPHEVGSIVTPDVFAPFGAKLPFGSDFLGRDMLSRILYGTRLTVLLALAAVLLAALSGTTLGLLATVSGRVVDETMSRVLDALTSIPSKMFALMIVAAFGSSLPLLILTAAISYMPGSYRIARALAVNISTLEFVQVARARGESALYIACVEMLPNMIHPMLADTGLRFTFVVLLLSGLSFLGLGVQPPYADLGSLVRENIASLGDGSAVAIMPAVAIAILTVGVNLLIDGLPHRGRRKAAAGAAGGH